The following coding sequences are from one uncultured Fretibacterium sp. window:
- a CDS encoding ribonuclease HII, with translation MLRSSEPSAIVGTDEAGRGPLAGPVVAAAVSLTPVQEEVLLSLGLRDSKKLTARGREHLWDAMAELGVAWRAQAAGAARIDRDNISRASLWAMGQSVLRLRPLLAREPECVVVDGILAIPDLPFPQWPLVAADDIVPAVSAASVVAKVLRDRAMTALDRLWPDYGFARHKGYPTAMHREAVARLGLSPVHRESFCRNIHREEYGRGEDEERR, from the coding sequence ATGCTTCGGTCCTCGGAACCCAGCGCCATCGTCGGGACGGACGAGGCGGGGCGGGGGCCTCTGGCGGGGCCCGTCGTCGCCGCCGCGGTCTCCCTGACCCCCGTTCAGGAGGAGGTCCTGCTGTCCCTGGGGCTGCGGGACTCCAAGAAATTGACGGCACGGGGAAGGGAGCATCTCTGGGACGCGATGGCCGAGCTCGGCGTCGCGTGGCGCGCCCAGGCCGCCGGCGCAGCACGCATCGACCGCGACAACATCTCCCGAGCGTCGCTCTGGGCCATGGGGCAAAGCGTCCTTCGCCTGCGGCCCCTGCTGGCGCGGGAGCCGGAGTGTGTGGTGGTCGACGGTATCCTGGCGATCCCGGACCTGCCCTTCCCCCAGTGGCCGCTCGTGGCCGCGGACGACATCGTCCCGGCCGTCTCGGCGGCCTCGGTCGTCGCCAAGGTGCTCCGTGACAGGGCCATGACCGCCCTCGACCGCCTGTGGCCGGACTACGGGTTCGCCCGGCACAAGGGCTATCCGACCGCCATGCACCGCGAGGCGGTGGCCCGGCTCGGGCTCTCGCCCGTGCACCGCGAATCCTTCTGCCGGAACATACACCGAGAGGAATACGGGCGAGGAGAAGATGAGGAGAGAAGATAA
- a CDS encoding GTPase → MGRTVWYPGHMARGGRKLSELLEKLDLIVEVRDARAPFSTSAPLVASFARVKPVMLVLAKKDLADPDRTRVWLRELELGGREVRALDLRRERPTALRKALSARKPAHRELRLAVMGIPNVGKSMLLNALAGKAQARVGGIPGLTREVSWYRSGDLLIVDSPGILDPHAEPGVHSVLSWLGCAKAEVLGGFETSALSFIRFLRARGLFGVLLKKWEIEERDEPGELTLERLGRRLGCLVSGGEVDRELAGRRLMDAFSSGKLGPATLELPGDPLWGDGAA, encoded by the coding sequence GTGGGACGGACCGTCTGGTACCCCGGGCACATGGCCCGCGGGGGGCGCAAGCTGTCCGAGCTCCTCGAAAAGCTGGATCTTATCGTAGAGGTGCGCGATGCTCGCGCGCCTTTTTCTACCTCCGCCCCTCTCGTCGCCTCCTTCGCTCGCGTCAAGCCCGTGATGCTCGTCCTCGCCAAAAAGGACCTGGCGGACCCGGATCGGACCCGGGTCTGGCTCCGGGAGCTGGAGCTCGGGGGGCGGGAGGTGCGGGCGCTCGACCTCCGCAGGGAGCGGCCGACGGCCCTCCGCAAGGCCCTCTCGGCCCGGAAGCCGGCTCACCGGGAGCTCAGGCTGGCCGTCATGGGCATCCCCAATGTCGGCAAGTCGATGCTGCTGAACGCCCTGGCGGGCAAGGCGCAGGCCCGCGTCGGGGGGATCCCCGGACTGACCCGGGAGGTCAGCTGGTATCGCAGCGGGGACCTGTTGATCGTGGACTCGCCCGGGATCCTGGACCCTCACGCGGAGCCGGGCGTCCACAGCGTGCTCTCCTGGCTGGGTTGCGCGAAGGCAGAGGTGCTGGGCGGCTTCGAGACCTCGGCTCTCTCCTTCATCCGCTTCCTCAGGGCGCGCGGGCTCTTCGGGGTGCTCCTGAAGAAATGGGAGATCGAGGAGCGGGACGAGCCCGGGGAGCTGACGCTGGAGCGGCTGGGGCGCCGCCTGGGCTGCCTCGTCTCGGGGGGGGAGGTCGACAGGGAGTTGGCGGGCCGCCGCCTGATGGACGCCTTCTCGTCCGGAAAGCTGGGGCCGGCCACCCTGGAGCTTCCGGGGGACCCGCTGTGGGGGGACGGGGCGGCCTAG
- a CDS encoding EscU/YscU/HrcU family type III secretion system export apparatus switch protein has product MSGRKRDRAVALQYDHEAMDAPTVVARGEGLVARKIVERALEAEVPIVEDAALVSALLSLELGEEIPAELYEVVARVLAWLYRLDRGESA; this is encoded by the coding sequence ATGAGCGGCCGGAAGCGGGACAGGGCCGTCGCCCTCCAATACGACCACGAGGCGATGGATGCCCCGACCGTCGTCGCCAGGGGGGAGGGCCTCGTCGCCCGGAAGATCGTGGAGCGTGCCCTGGAGGCGGAGGTCCCCATCGTCGAGGACGCCGCGCTGGTCTCCGCGCTGCTCTCCCTGGAGCTGGGCGAGGAGATACCGGCCGAGCTCTATGAGGTCGTGGCCCGCGTTTTGGCCTGGCTCTATCGACTGGACAGGGGGGAGTCGGCATGA
- a CDS encoding YraN family protein, with the protein MTRHLELGRNAEERAEAHIRSLGWKVLGRNLVNPYGELDIVAMDGSELVIVEVRCRTLGEVQSSLDSVGPRKLRHLINAGRAHADRIGWTGPWRIDLIGFTVNTADRDAAGSEWRLEHVRDVTRGMDCPS; encoded by the coding sequence ATGACGCGCCATCTGGAGCTGGGGCGGAACGCCGAGGAGCGGGCGGAAGCCCACATAAGATCTCTGGGCTGGAAGGTCCTGGGGCGCAACCTCGTCAACCCCTATGGAGAGCTCGACATCGTCGCGATGGACGGATCGGAGCTGGTGATCGTGGAGGTGCGCTGCCGCACGTTGGGGGAGGTGCAGTCGTCCCTGGACTCCGTCGGCCCCAGGAAGCTGCGCCACTTGATCAACGCGGGCCGGGCCCACGCGGACCGGATTGGCTGGACCGGCCCCTGGCGCATCGACCTGATCGGCTTCACGGTAAATACGGCGGACCGCGACGCCGCGGGATCGGAGTGGCGCCTGGAGCACGTCCGGGACGTCACGCGCGGGATGGACTGCCCGTCATGA